A window of Rhinatrema bivittatum chromosome 2, aRhiBiv1.1, whole genome shotgun sequence contains these coding sequences:
- the CCN4 gene encoding WNT1-inducible-signaling pathway protein 1 isoform X1, translated as MRWLLPWVLAAGLLPQVTAQGIATPPPATDVTDNYNRTQYCKWPCECPEFLPGCPVGVSLIMDGCDCCKACAKQLGDKCTEADTCDPHKGLYCDYSRDRPRYEIGVCAPLVGMGCILNDAKYSNGETFQPNCKYNCTCINGAIGCVSMCTSSRPPLVWCQNPKRVKMAGMCCEQWICDDSRRIRKASPRHVPSSGGENESWHKNCIGQTSPWSPCSKTCGMGISTRISNDNEECRLSKERRICNLRPCEVDITKHIKPGKQCLAVYRQDEPVNFTLSGCTSKASYRPKYCGVCMDDRCCTPYKSKTIEVSFQCPDGSGFSRNVMWINACFCNLGCRKNPNDLFHDLAHYHDYSEIAN; from the exons GTCACTGCACAGGGCATTGCCACGCCGCCGCCCGCAACAGACGTGACGGACAACTACAACCGCACGCAGTACTGTAAGTGGCCCTGCGAGTGCCCCGAGTTCCTACCAGGATGTCCTGTGGGCGTCAGCCTGATCATGGACGGGTGTGACTGCTGCAAAGCCTGCGCCAAGCAGCTGGGGGACAAGTGCACCGAGGCCGACACCTGCGACCCTCACAAGGGGCTCTACTGCGACTACAGCAGGGACAGGCCTAGGTACGAGATAGGAGTGTGCGCAC CACTGGTCGGCATGGGCTGCATTCTGAATGATGCTAAATACAGCAATGGAGAGACCTTCCAGCCCAACTGCAAATATAATTGCACCTGCATTAATGGGGCAATAGGCTGTGTCTCCATGTGCACCAGTTCGCGGCCGCCCCTGGTCTGGTGTCAGAACCCAAAGAGAGTCAAAATGGCTGGCATGTGCTGTGAACAGTGGATATGCGATGATTCCAGAAGAATCCGGAAGGCATCGCCGAGGCACGTGCCCTCCTCAG GAGGAGAAAATGAATCTTGGCACAAAAACTGCATTGGTCAGACCAGTCCCTGGAGCCCATGTTCTAAAACGTGTGGGATGGGCATCTCCACCAGGATTTCGAACGACAATGAAGAGTGCCGGCTGAGCAAGGAGCGTCGGATCTGCAACCTGCGGCCGTGTGAGGTGGACATCACAAAGCATATCAAG CCTGGGAAGCAGTGCTTGGCAGTTTACAGACAAGACGAGCCAGTGAACTTCACTCTGTCTGGGTGCACGAGCAAGGCCTCGTACAGGCCGAAATACTGCGGTGTGTGCATGGACGACCGGTGCTGCACCCCGTACAAATCCAAGACCATCGAGGTGAGCTTCCAGTGCCCGGACGGCAGCGGCTTCTCCCGGAACGTGATGTGGATTAATGCCTGCTTTTGCAATCTCGGCTGCCGGAAGAACCCCAATGACCTCTTTCACGACCTCGCCCACTACCACGACTATTCAGAAATCGCTAATTAG
- the CCN4 gene encoding WNT1-inducible-signaling pathway protein 1 isoform X2, producing the protein MDNTGNRKKDRTVTAQGIATPPPATDVTDNYNRTQYCKWPCECPEFLPGCPVGVSLIMDGCDCCKACAKQLGDKCTEADTCDPHKGLYCDYSRDRPRYEIGVCAPLVGMGCILNDAKYSNGETFQPNCKYNCTCINGAIGCVSMCTSSRPPLVWCQNPKRVKMAGMCCEQWICDDSRRIRKASPRHVPSSGGENESWHKNCIGQTSPWSPCSKTCGMGISTRISNDNEECRLSKERRICNLRPCEVDITKHIKPGKQCLAVYRQDEPVNFTLSGCTSKASYRPKYCGVCMDDRCCTPYKSKTIEVSFQCPDGSGFSRNVMWINACFCNLGCRKNPNDLFHDLAHYHDYSEIAN; encoded by the exons GTCACTGCACAGGGCATTGCCACGCCGCCGCCCGCAACAGACGTGACGGACAACTACAACCGCACGCAGTACTGTAAGTGGCCCTGCGAGTGCCCCGAGTTCCTACCAGGATGTCCTGTGGGCGTCAGCCTGATCATGGACGGGTGTGACTGCTGCAAAGCCTGCGCCAAGCAGCTGGGGGACAAGTGCACCGAGGCCGACACCTGCGACCCTCACAAGGGGCTCTACTGCGACTACAGCAGGGACAGGCCTAGGTACGAGATAGGAGTGTGCGCAC CACTGGTCGGCATGGGCTGCATTCTGAATGATGCTAAATACAGCAATGGAGAGACCTTCCAGCCCAACTGCAAATATAATTGCACCTGCATTAATGGGGCAATAGGCTGTGTCTCCATGTGCACCAGTTCGCGGCCGCCCCTGGTCTGGTGTCAGAACCCAAAGAGAGTCAAAATGGCTGGCATGTGCTGTGAACAGTGGATATGCGATGATTCCAGAAGAATCCGGAAGGCATCGCCGAGGCACGTGCCCTCCTCAG GAGGAGAAAATGAATCTTGGCACAAAAACTGCATTGGTCAGACCAGTCCCTGGAGCCCATGTTCTAAAACGTGTGGGATGGGCATCTCCACCAGGATTTCGAACGACAATGAAGAGTGCCGGCTGAGCAAGGAGCGTCGGATCTGCAACCTGCGGCCGTGTGAGGTGGACATCACAAAGCATATCAAG CCTGGGAAGCAGTGCTTGGCAGTTTACAGACAAGACGAGCCAGTGAACTTCACTCTGTCTGGGTGCACGAGCAAGGCCTCGTACAGGCCGAAATACTGCGGTGTGTGCATGGACGACCGGTGCTGCACCCCGTACAAATCCAAGACCATCGAGGTGAGCTTCCAGTGCCCGGACGGCAGCGGCTTCTCCCGGAACGTGATGTGGATTAATGCCTGCTTTTGCAATCTCGGCTGCCGGAAGAACCCCAATGACCTCTTTCACGACCTCGCCCACTACCACGACTATTCAGAAATCGCTAATTAG
- the CCN4 gene encoding WNT1-inducible-signaling pathway protein 1 isoform X3, with product MRWLLPWVLAAGLLPQVTAQGIATPPPATDVTDNYNRTQYCKWPCECPEFLPGCPVGVSLIMDGCDCCKACAKQLGDKCTEADTCDPHKGLYCDYSRDRPRYEIGVCAPLVGMGCILNDAKYSNGETFQPNCKYNCTCINGAIGCVSMCTSSRPPLVWCQNPKRVKMAGMCCEQWICDDSRRIRKASPRHVPSSGGENESWHKNCIGQTSPWSPCSKTCGMGISTRISNDNEECRLSKERRICNLRPCEVDITKHIKVQTLASRYQVVSGIVCKELQKVLAWEAVLGSLQTRRASELHSVWVHEQGLVQAEILRCVHGRPVLHPVQIQDHRGELPVPGRQRLLPERDVD from the exons GTCACTGCACAGGGCATTGCCACGCCGCCGCCCGCAACAGACGTGACGGACAACTACAACCGCACGCAGTACTGTAAGTGGCCCTGCGAGTGCCCCGAGTTCCTACCAGGATGTCCTGTGGGCGTCAGCCTGATCATGGACGGGTGTGACTGCTGCAAAGCCTGCGCCAAGCAGCTGGGGGACAAGTGCACCGAGGCCGACACCTGCGACCCTCACAAGGGGCTCTACTGCGACTACAGCAGGGACAGGCCTAGGTACGAGATAGGAGTGTGCGCAC CACTGGTCGGCATGGGCTGCATTCTGAATGATGCTAAATACAGCAATGGAGAGACCTTCCAGCCCAACTGCAAATATAATTGCACCTGCATTAATGGGGCAATAGGCTGTGTCTCCATGTGCACCAGTTCGCGGCCGCCCCTGGTCTGGTGTCAGAACCCAAAGAGAGTCAAAATGGCTGGCATGTGCTGTGAACAGTGGATATGCGATGATTCCAGAAGAATCCGGAAGGCATCGCCGAGGCACGTGCCCTCCTCAG GAGGAGAAAATGAATCTTGGCACAAAAACTGCATTGGTCAGACCAGTCCCTGGAGCCCATGTTCTAAAACGTGTGGGATGGGCATCTCCACCAGGATTTCGAACGACAATGAAGAGTGCCGGCTGAGCAAGGAGCGTCGGATCTGCAACCTGCGGCCGTGTGAGGTGGACATCACAAAGCATATCAAGGTGCAAACACTAGCTTCCCGTTACCAGGTGGTTTCCGGCATAGTCTGCAAAGAGCTGCAAAAGGTCCTGG CCTGGGAAGCAGTGCTTGGCAGTTTACAGACAAGACGAGCCAGTGAACTTCACTCTGTCTGGGTGCACGAGCAAGGCCTCGTACAGGCCGAAATACTGCGGTGTGTGCATGGACGACCGGTGCTGCACCCCGTACAAATCCAAGACCATCGAGGTGAGCTTCCAGTGCCCGGACGGCAGCGGCTTCTCCCGGAACGTGATGTGGATTAA